From one Streptomyces sp. NBC_01478 genomic stretch:
- a CDS encoding tetratricopeptide repeat protein has translation MPENSGTTGRTPETHVIDFRAAEQLLAARDPRGAVKLLDRVIDAHPENTAARLLRARAFFAAAQLRPAELEFTIVLEREPDNAFAHFALARTYERQGRADQAKRHFRLAAALDPQPQYLKAARFDG, from the coding sequence GTGCCCGAGAACAGCGGAACGACCGGACGTACTCCGGAGACGCATGTCATCGACTTCCGCGCCGCCGAGCAACTGCTCGCCGCGCGGGACCCGCGGGGCGCGGTGAAACTGCTCGACCGCGTCATCGACGCGCACCCGGAGAACACCGCCGCCCGGCTGCTGCGCGCGCGTGCCTTCTTCGCGGCCGCGCAACTGCGCCCCGCTGAGCTGGAGTTCACCATCGTCCTGGAGCGCGAGCCGGACAACGCCTTCGCGCACTTCGCGCTCGCCCGCACCTACGAGCGACAGGGCCGCGCCGACCAGGCCAAACGCCACTTCCGGCTGGCCGCCGCCCTCGACCCCCAACCGCAGTACCTGAAGGCGGCCCGCTTCGACGGGTAG
- a CDS encoding acyltransferase domain-containing protein, whose amino-acid sequence MLPDADELPEVLVDLAVPHEDINELVRLRRVLTRDTDATRLLEECVGELVKDIGEHGHWTRLTELLLARSTEAPPEVGAYFPVYVFVAALPYTRAYHHERGIPADVSRRTLADLGRNIAVHHRRFGGGGLPFPQWLVPHFRGELYQLGRLQFERARLGERTARALTAAGLEAAPGTPCLNLHIPDFQGPLTPAACERSLDLARAFFARHFPEEHHQLATCHSWLLDPQLKRYLPADSNIVRFQERFRVAYEDTEPADTEPVQFVFGHPGQPVESLPRGTSVERAVGDHLRAGGHWYLGHGWFPLQESPL is encoded by the coding sequence GTGCTGCCGGACGCCGACGAACTGCCCGAGGTCCTGGTCGACCTCGCCGTACCCCATGAGGACATCAACGAACTGGTGCGGCTGCGCCGGGTGCTGACGCGGGACACCGACGCGACGCGGCTCCTGGAGGAGTGCGTCGGCGAACTGGTGAAGGACATCGGAGAGCACGGCCACTGGACCCGGCTCACCGAGCTGCTCCTGGCACGGTCGACCGAGGCACCGCCGGAAGTGGGCGCCTACTTCCCCGTGTACGTGTTCGTCGCCGCGCTGCCCTACACGCGCGCTTACCACCACGAACGCGGCATACCCGCCGACGTCTCCCGGCGCACCCTCGCCGACCTGGGACGCAACATCGCGGTGCACCACAGGCGGTTCGGCGGGGGAGGGCTGCCGTTCCCGCAGTGGCTCGTCCCGCACTTCCGCGGTGAGCTGTACCAACTGGGGCGGCTGCAGTTCGAGCGGGCGCGGCTCGGCGAGCGCACCGCGCGGGCACTCACGGCGGCCGGGCTGGAGGCGGCCCCGGGGACGCCCTGCCTGAACCTGCACATCCCCGACTTCCAGGGACCGCTCACCCCGGCCGCCTGCGAACGCTCGCTGGACCTGGCTCGCGCGTTCTTCGCCCGGCACTTCCCCGAGGAACACCACCAGCTCGCGACCTGCCACTCCTGGCTGCTCGACCCGCAGTTGAAGCGGTACCTGCCCGCCGACTCCAACATCGTCCGCTTCCAGGAACGGTTCCGAGTGGCCTACGAGGACACGGAGCCGGCCGACACCGAGCCGGTCCAGTTCGTCTTCGGCCATCCCGGTCAGCCGGTGGAGAGCCTGCCGCGGGGTACGTCCGTGGAGCGGGCCGTCGGGGACCATCTGCGGGCGGGCGGGCACTGGTACCTCGGGCACGGGTGGTTCCCGCTCCAAGAGTCTCCGCTTTGA
- a CDS encoding SPW_0924 family protein: MRALIAAATGLALAFALVLTITAMGSPMGKTSPKPLLTTVPAHP, encoded by the coding sequence ATGCGTGCCCTCATCGCCGCCGCGACCGGACTCGCGCTCGCGTTCGCGCTGGTCCTGACCATCACAGCGATGGGCTCACCGATGGGCAAGACCTCCCCGAAACCGCTGCTGACGACGGTGCCCGCGCACCCGTAA
- a CDS encoding DUF3068 domain-containing protein — MHRKASLILLALAVFFAALSPLLRWYAFPRLAKIPANQYQDMVLEAKNATLLDYDGLKAKTVPKVTIVQTLKGNVEAAKKIDKTTGRDVVVWDGLSYVQGPDGKMVSSIPERYIFDAHTQEPVHAAGEMVDGDPVKRDGIEFKWPFLTQKRDYEYFDAQTRTTNPIHYKGTQNFRGVKVYYFEQTIPWTKVPLPKTMPVKGITPEDVAKTGTTRWYTTVRKFWVEPVTGAPVYGEELHKEELRGGTLLGGRDKVTAFAGDVKMREDYIKHTVALVKSNRTLVLLMVSYLPWGFLTLGLLLLALSLYLEARSRRPGDPAPTEVHEPEPVTA, encoded by the coding sequence TTGCACCGCAAGGCCAGCCTGATCCTGCTCGCCCTCGCCGTGTTCTTCGCGGCGCTGTCCCCGCTGCTGCGCTGGTACGCCTTCCCGCGCCTGGCCAAGATCCCGGCGAACCAGTACCAGGACATGGTCCTGGAGGCGAAGAACGCCACCCTCCTCGACTACGACGGCCTGAAGGCCAAGACGGTCCCCAAGGTCACCATCGTGCAGACCCTCAAGGGCAACGTGGAGGCCGCCAAGAAGATCGACAAGACGACGGGGCGGGACGTCGTCGTCTGGGACGGTCTGTCCTACGTCCAGGGCCCCGACGGCAAGATGGTCTCCTCGATCCCCGAGCGCTACATCTTCGACGCGCACACCCAGGAGCCCGTCCACGCCGCCGGAGAGATGGTCGACGGCGACCCGGTGAAACGGGACGGCATCGAGTTCAAGTGGCCGTTCCTGACCCAGAAACGGGACTACGAGTACTTCGACGCGCAGACCCGCACCACCAACCCGATCCACTACAAGGGCACCCAGAACTTCCGCGGCGTCAAGGTCTACTACTTCGAGCAGACCATCCCGTGGACCAAGGTCCCCTTGCCGAAGACGATGCCGGTCAAGGGCATCACCCCGGAGGACGTCGCCAAGACCGGCACCACCCGCTGGTACACCACGGTCCGCAAGTTCTGGGTCGAACCCGTCACCGGGGCACCGGTCTACGGCGAGGAGCTCCACAAGGAGGAACTGCGCGGCGGCACCCTCCTGGGGGGCAGGGACAAGGTGACGGCGTTCGCCGGTGACGTGAAGATGCGCGAGGACTACATCAAGCACACCGTCGCCCTGGTGAAGTCCAACCGCACCCTCGTCCTGCTGATGGTCTCCTACCTCCCCTGGGGCTTCCTGACCCTCGGCCTCCTCCTGCTGGCCCTCTCCCTCTACCTGGAGGCCCGCAGCAGGCGCCCCGGAGACCCCGCCCCCACCGAGGTCCACGAACCGGAACCGGTCACCGCCTGA
- the hrpB gene encoding ATP-dependent helicase HrpB has translation MIRYDALDALPVRSALPGLDAALEAGGAAVLVAPPGTGKTTLVPLALAGLLGEGNEGPARRVVVAEPRRIAARAAARRMAWLLGEKVGESIGYTVRGERIVGRHARVEVVTTGVLLQRLQRDQELAGVDAVILDECHERHLDADTVAAFLVDVREALRPELRLVAASATTDAQGWARLLGDAPVVEAEGVAYPVEVVWTPPVHPVRPPHGMRVDPALLTHVAATVRRALGERNGDVLCFLPGVGEIARVAGQLGDLGGAEVLQVHGRAPAAVQDAVLSPGARRRVVLATSVAESSLTVPGVRVVVDSGLAREPRVDHARGLSALATVRASQAAGRQRAGRAGREAPGAVYRCWAEAEDARLPRFPAPEIKVADLTAFALQAACWGDPGASGLALLDAPPSGAMAAAQGVLAAVGAVDSGGRATSRGVQLARLGLHPRLGRALLDTGSAGAEVVALLSEEAPRAYGDDLAGALRSARRGGDAYAGRWRAEVRRLRAVGAEISRPPTRDSVPIVVNVKNNEDALVGLVAALAYPERVAKADGGSYLLVSGTRAEVGEASALRGAPWIAVAVADRPIGKGHARVQLGAVVDEDVARFAAGALLSEADEVHWAGGDVVARRVERLGAVELAVRPLRDADPVAVREALVEGLRQEGFGLLRWSVDAQVLRQRLAFLYLNVGAPWPDVSDEALHARVDEWLEPELGRARRRGDLGRIDAGQGLRRLLPWASGDAGRLDELAPERFLVPSGSRIRIDYGNPEQPVLAVKLQEMFGLHESPTVAGVPVLVHLLSPAGRPAAVTADLASFWRDGYKGVRAELRGRYPKHPWPEDPAAAEATRFTNARLRR, from the coding sequence GTGATCCGCTACGACGCCCTCGACGCGCTGCCCGTCCGCAGTGCCCTGCCCGGACTCGACGCCGCCCTGGAGGCGGGCGGTGCCGCCGTGCTCGTCGCGCCACCCGGCACCGGCAAGACGACGCTGGTCCCGCTCGCCCTGGCTGGGCTTCTCGGCGAGGGGAACGAGGGACCCGCGCGGCGGGTGGTCGTCGCCGAGCCTCGGCGGATCGCGGCACGGGCGGCGGCCCGGCGCATGGCGTGGCTGCTGGGCGAGAAGGTCGGCGAGAGCATCGGGTACACCGTGCGCGGCGAGCGGATCGTCGGGCGGCACGCACGCGTGGAGGTCGTCACGACCGGTGTGCTGCTCCAACGGCTGCAACGCGACCAGGAGTTGGCGGGTGTCGACGCCGTGATCCTGGACGAGTGCCATGAGCGGCACCTGGACGCGGACACCGTGGCCGCCTTCCTCGTCGACGTACGGGAGGCCCTGCGGCCCGAGTTGCGGCTGGTCGCGGCCTCCGCGACCACCGACGCGCAGGGCTGGGCCCGGCTGCTGGGCGATGCCCCGGTGGTCGAGGCGGAGGGTGTCGCGTATCCGGTGGAGGTCGTCTGGACGCCTCCGGTACATCCCGTACGGCCGCCGCACGGGATGCGTGTGGACCCGGCGCTGCTCACGCACGTGGCGGCGACGGTACGGCGGGCGCTGGGCGAGCGGAACGGGGACGTGCTGTGTTTTCTGCCCGGGGTCGGCGAGATCGCGCGCGTGGCAGGGCAGTTGGGCGACCTGGGCGGGGCCGAGGTGCTCCAGGTGCACGGGCGCGCGCCGGCCGCCGTACAGGACGCGGTGCTGTCGCCGGGGGCGCGGCGGCGGGTGGTGCTGGCGACGTCCGTGGCGGAGTCGTCGCTGACGGTTCCCGGTGTACGGGTGGTCGTGGACTCGGGGTTGGCGCGGGAGCCGCGGGTCGATCACGCGCGCGGGCTGAGCGCGCTCGCGACGGTACGGGCGTCGCAGGCGGCCGGGCGGCAGCGGGCGGGGCGGGCCGGGCGTGAGGCACCGGGGGCGGTGTACCGCTGCTGGGCCGAGGCCGAGGACGCTCGTCTGCCGCGTTTTCCGGCGCCGGAGATCAAGGTGGCCGATCTGACGGCGTTCGCCCTTCAGGCGGCGTGCTGGGGGGATCCTGGGGCGTCGGGGCTGGCGTTGCTCGACGCGCCGCCCTCCGGGGCGATGGCAGCGGCTCAGGGTGTGTTGGCGGCGGTCGGTGCCGTCGACTCGGGTGGGCGCGCTACGTCACGGGGTGTGCAGTTGGCTCGGCTGGGGCTGCATCCCCGGCTGGGGCGGGCCCTGTTGGACACGGGCTCGGCGGGCGCCGAGGTTGTCGCGCTGCTCAGTGAGGAGGCGCCGCGGGCTTACGGGGATGATCTTGCCGGGGCTTTGCGGAGTGCCCGGCGTGGGGGTGACGCCTATGCCGGTCGGTGGCGTGCGGAGGTTCGGCGGCTGCGGGCCGTGGGGGCAGAAATTTCCCGCCCACCCACCCGTGACTCCGTTCCGATAGTGGTGAACGTCAAAAACAACGAAGACGCCCTCGTCGGACTCGTCGCCGCCCTCGCCTACCCCGAACGCGTCGCCAAAGCCGACGGTGGTTCCTATCTCCTCGTGTCCGGCACCCGTGCCGAAGTCGGCGAAGCCAGCGCCCTTCGAGGCGCCCCCTGGATCGCTGTCGCCGTCGCCGACCGGCCGATCGGCAAAGGGCACGCGCGCGTGCAGCTCGGGGCAGTCGTCGACGAGGACGTCGCCCGGTTCGCGGCCGGGGCGCTGCTCAGCGAGGCGGACGAGGTGCACTGGGCCGGCGGGGACGTCGTGGCCCGGCGCGTCGAGCGGCTCGGGGCGGTCGAGTTGGCGGTGCGGCCGCTGCGGGACGCCGATCCCGTGGCCGTACGGGAGGCACTTGTCGAAGGGCTGCGGCAGGAGGGGTTCGGGCTGTTGCGGTGGTCGGTGGATGCCCAAGTGCTGCGGCAGCGGCTGGCGTTCCTGTACCTGAACGTCGGGGCGCCTTGGCCGGATGTGTCCGACGAGGCGTTGCACGCGCGCGTGGACGAGTGGCTGGAGCCGGAGTTGGGGCGGGCGCGGCGGCGGGGTGATCTGGGGCGGATCGATGCGGGGCAGGGGCTGCGGCGGCTGCTGCCGTGGGCCTCGGGGGACGCGGGGCGGTTGGACGAGTTGGCTCCGGAGCGGTTCCTCGTGCCGAGCGGGTCCAGGATTCGGATCGACTACGGGAATCCCGAACAGCCCGTACTCGCCGTCAAGTTGCAGGAGATGTTCGGACTTCACGAGTCGCCGACCGTCGCCGGGGTGCCCGTACTCGTGCATCTCCTCTCCCCCGCCGGGCGGCCCGCCGCCGTCACCGCCGATCTCGCTTCCTTCTGGAGGGACGGCTACAAGGGCGTGCGGGCCGAGCTGCGCGGGCGGTATCCGAAGCATCCGTGGCCCGAGGACCCGGCCGCCGCCGAGGCCACGCGGTTCACGAACGCGCGGCTCAGGCGGTGA
- a CDS encoding DUF6343 family protein: MRTGSEPTTARSALRTRFWLSVWGLVWTIFGTAAFALTGRPGWAAACAVLWLIVTIDMTMILRHMRQGPHYQPGPDVPPYRPPEHRHP; this comes from the coding sequence ATGCGTACAGGCAGTGAGCCGACGACGGCACGCAGTGCGCTGCGCACGCGGTTCTGGCTGAGCGTGTGGGGGCTGGTCTGGACGATCTTCGGCACGGCCGCGTTCGCCCTCACCGGGCGCCCCGGGTGGGCGGCGGCCTGCGCGGTGCTGTGGCTGATCGTCACGATCGACATGACCATGATCCTCAGACACATGCGTCAGGGCCCGCACTACCAGCCGGGCCCGGACGTCCCGCCGTACCGACCACCGGAGCACCGTCACCCCTGA
- the coaE gene encoding dephospho-CoA kinase — protein MLKVGLTGGIGAGKSEVSRLLVGYGAVLIDADRIAREVVAPGTPGLAAVVEAFGEDVLDADGGLDRPKLGSIVFADPEKLAVLNAIVHPLVGRRSRELETAAADEAVVIHDVPLLAENALTALYDLVIVVDASPETQLDRLVRLRGMTEDDARARMAAQATREKRLAIADIVIDNDVALEALERRVRDVWAELVRRAHAPQEPPQE, from the coding sequence ATGCTGAAGGTCGGCCTCACCGGGGGCATCGGTGCCGGTAAGAGTGAAGTGTCGCGGCTGCTCGTCGGGTACGGCGCCGTGCTGATCGACGCCGACCGCATCGCGCGCGAGGTCGTCGCGCCCGGAACTCCCGGGTTGGCGGCGGTGGTTGAGGCGTTCGGGGAGGACGTGCTCGACGCGGACGGCGGACTCGACCGGCCGAAGCTGGGCTCCATCGTCTTCGCCGACCCCGAGAAGCTGGCCGTCCTCAACGCGATCGTGCACCCCTTGGTGGGCAGACGCTCCCGGGAGCTCGAAACGGCCGCGGCCGACGAGGCCGTGGTGATCCACGACGTCCCCCTCCTCGCCGAGAACGCCCTCACCGCGCTGTACGACCTGGTGATCGTCGTCGACGCGAGCCCCGAGACCCAGCTCGACCGGCTGGTCAGGCTGCGCGGCATGACCGAGGACGACGCACGCGCGCGTATGGCCGCCCAGGCGACGCGCGAGAAGCGGCTCGCCATCGCGGACATCGTCATCGACAACGACGTAGCCCTGGAGGCGCTGGAACGGCGCGTACGGGACGTATGGGCCGAACTCGTCCGCAGGGCGCACGCGCCCCAGGAGCCACCCCAGGAATAG
- a CDS encoding PAC2 family protein, translated as MLDPQGLYAWEPKGLAVVDMALAQESAGLVMLYHFDGYIDAGETGDQIVERLLDTLPHQLVASFDHDRLVDYRARRPLLTFKRDRWTDYEEPTLDVRLVQDATGAPFLLLSGPEPDVEWERFAAAVQQIVERLGVRLSVNFHGIPMGVPHTRPVGVTPHGNRNDLVPGHRSPFDEAQVPGSAEALVEYRLMEAGHDVLGVAAHVPHYIARSPYPDAALTVLEAITAGTGLVLPGIAHSLRTEAHRTQTEIDRQIQEGDEELVALVQGLEHQYDAAAGAESRGNMLAEPVEIPSADEIGQEFERFLAEREGDN; from the coding sequence GTGCTTGATCCGCAGGGTTTGTACGCATGGGAGCCGAAGGGCCTGGCAGTCGTCGACATGGCGCTCGCACAGGAGTCGGCCGGTCTTGTCATGCTCTACCACTTCGACGGATACATCGACGCCGGGGAGACAGGCGACCAGATCGTCGAACGTCTGCTCGATACGCTGCCCCATCAGCTCGTGGCCAGCTTCGACCACGACCGGCTCGTCGACTACCGCGCCCGCCGCCCGCTGCTCACCTTCAAGCGGGACCGGTGGACCGATTACGAGGAGCCCACCCTCGACGTACGACTGGTCCAGGACGCCACCGGAGCCCCCTTCCTGCTCCTCTCCGGCCCCGAGCCGGACGTCGAGTGGGAGCGCTTCGCCGCGGCCGTCCAGCAGATCGTGGAGCGGCTCGGCGTCCGGCTGTCCGTGAACTTCCACGGCATCCCCATGGGCGTCCCGCACACCCGGCCCGTGGGCGTCACCCCGCACGGCAACCGCAACGACCTCGTCCCGGGCCACCGCAGCCCCTTCGACGAGGCGCAGGTTCCCGGCAGCGCCGAGGCGCTCGTCGAGTACCGCCTCATGGAGGCCGGTCACGATGTCCTGGGCGTCGCCGCGCACGTCCCGCACTACATCGCCCGGTCCCCGTACCCCGACGCGGCCCTGACCGTCCTGGAGGCCATCACGGCGGGCACCGGACTGGTCCTCCCCGGCATCGCGCACTCCCTGCGCACCGAGGCCCACCGCACCCAGACCGAGATCGACCGGCAGATCCAGGAGGGCGACGAGGAGCTCGTGGCACTCGTCCAGGGCCTGGAGCACCAGTACGACGCCGCCGCGGGCGCCGAGAGCCGCGGCAACATGCTCGCCGAACCGGTCGAGATCCCCTCGGCGGACGAGATCGGGCAGGAGTTCGAGCGCTTCCTGGCGGAGCGCGAGGGCGACAACTGA
- a CDS encoding class I SAM-dependent methyltransferase → MIQEPDAFEPEATRRDADVTESSRANRGWWDRNADDYQVEHGTFLGDDRFVWGPEGLDEVEAELLGPPEELKGKDVLEIGAGAAQCSRWLTAQGARPVALDLSHRQLQHALRIGGSFPLVCADAGALPFADNSFDLACSAYGALPFVADPVLVLREVRRVLRPGGRFVFSTTHPIRWAFPDEPGPEGLTVSASYFDRTPYVEQADDGSAIYVEHHRTIGDRVRDIVAADLRLVDLVEPEWPSWNTAEWGGWSPLRGNLIPGTTIFVCERDR, encoded by the coding sequence ATCATCCAAGAGCCCGATGCGTTCGAGCCGGAAGCCACCCGACGTGATGCCGACGTCACCGAGAGTTCCCGGGCCAACCGGGGCTGGTGGGACCGGAACGCGGACGACTACCAGGTCGAACACGGCACGTTCCTCGGCGACGACCGCTTCGTGTGGGGCCCCGAGGGCCTCGACGAGGTGGAGGCCGAACTGCTCGGCCCGCCGGAGGAGCTGAAGGGCAAGGACGTCCTGGAGATCGGCGCCGGCGCGGCCCAGTGCTCGCGCTGGCTGACGGCCCAGGGTGCCCGCCCGGTCGCCCTGGACCTCTCCCACCGCCAGCTCCAGCACGCGCTGCGGATCGGCGGATCGTTCCCTCTGGTGTGCGCCGACGCGGGCGCGCTGCCCTTCGCGGACAACTCCTTCGACCTGGCCTGCTCGGCTTACGGCGCGCTGCCGTTCGTCGCCGACCCGGTGCTGGTGCTGCGCGAGGTGCGGCGGGTGCTGCGGCCCGGCGGCCGGTTCGTCTTCTCGACCACGCACCCGATCCGCTGGGCGTTCCCGGACGAGCCGGGCCCAGAGGGCCTGACGGTCTCCGCCTCGTACTTCGACCGCACGCCGTACGTCGAACAGGCCGACGACGGCAGCGCGATCTACGTGGAGCACCATCGGACGATCGGCGACCGCGTCCGGGACATCGTGGCGGCGGACCTGCGCCTGGTGGACCTGGTCGAGCCGGAATGGCCGTCCTGGAACACGGCCGAGTGGGGCGGCTGGTCGCCCCTGCGCGGCAACCTCATCCCCGGGACGACGATCTTCGTGTGCGAACGCGACCGGTAG
- the rpsA gene encoding 30S ribosomal protein S1 — MTSSTETTATTPQVAVNDIGDEEAFLAAIDETIKYFNDGDIVDGVIVKVDRDEVLLDIGYKTEGVIPSRELSIKHDVDPNEVVKVGDEIEALVLQKEDKEGRLILSKKRAQYERAWGTIEKIKEEDGIVTGTVIEVVKGGLILDIGLRGFLPASLVEMRRVRDLQPYVGKELEAKIIELDKNRNNVVLSRRAWLEQTQSEVRQTFLTTLQKGQVRSGVVSSIVNFGAFVDLGGVDGLVHVSELSWKHIDHPSEVVEVGQEVTVEVLDVDMDRERVSLSLKATQEDPWQQFARTHQIGQVVPGKVTKLVPFGAFVRVDEGIEGLVHISELAERHVEIPEQVVQVNDEIFVKVIDIDLERRRISLSLKQANEAFGADPATVDFDPTLYGMAASYDDQGNYIYPEGFDPETNDWLEGFEAQREVWETQYAEAQQRFEQHQAQVIKSREADAQAAAEGVDTAGAAPAAAGGGGGGGGSYSSEGADTSGALASDEALAALREKLAGGQS; from the coding sequence ATGACGAGCAGCACCGAGACCACCGCCACCACCCCGCAGGTTGCGGTCAACGACATCGGTGACGAGGAAGCATTCCTCGCCGCGATCGACGAGACGATCAAGTACTTCAACGATGGTGACATCGTCGATGGCGTCATCGTCAAGGTTGACCGGGACGAGGTTCTCCTCGACATCGGTTACAAGACCGAAGGTGTCATCCCGAGCCGCGAGCTCTCGATCAAGCACGACGTCGACCCGAACGAGGTCGTCAAGGTCGGCGACGAGATCGAAGCCCTTGTTCTCCAGAAGGAGGACAAGGAAGGCCGCCTGATCCTCTCGAAGAAGCGCGCACAGTACGAGCGTGCGTGGGGCACCATCGAGAAGATCAAGGAAGAGGACGGCATCGTCACCGGTACCGTCATTGAGGTCGTCAAGGGTGGTCTCATCCTCGACATCGGCCTCCGTGGCTTCCTGCCGGCTTCTCTCGTCGAGATGCGCCGTGTCCGCGACCTCCAGCCCTACGTGGGCAAGGAGCTCGAGGCCAAGATCATCGAGCTGGACAAGAACCGCAACAACGTGGTCCTGTCCCGCCGTGCCTGGCTGGAGCAGACCCAGTCCGAGGTGCGCCAGACGTTCCTCACGACCCTCCAGAAGGGTCAGGTCCGCTCCGGTGTGGTCTCCTCGATCGTCAACTTCGGTGCCTTCGTGGACCTGGGTGGCGTCGACGGCCTGGTCCACGTCTCCGAGCTGTCCTGGAAGCACATCGACCACCCCTCCGAGGTTGTCGAGGTCGGCCAGGAAGTCACCGTCGAGGTCCTCGACGTCGACATGGACCGCGAGCGTGTCTCCCTGTCGCTGAAGGCGACCCAGGAAGACCCGTGGCAGCAGTTCGCCCGCACCCACCAGATCGGCCAGGTCGTGCCCGGAAAGGTCACGAAGCTGGTTCCGTTCGGTGCGTTCGTCCGCGTGGACGAGGGCATCGAGGGTCTGGTGCACATCTCCGAGCTGGCCGAGCGCCACGTGGAGATCCCGGAGCAGGTCGTCCAGGTCAACGACGAGATCTTCGTCAAGGTCATCGACATCGACCTCGAGCGCCGTCGCATCAGCCTCTCGCTGAAGCAGGCCAACGAGGCCTTCGGTGCCGACCCGGCCACGGTCGACTTCGACCCGACGCTGTACGGCATGGCCGCGTCGTACGACGACCAGGGCAACTACATCTACCCCGAGGGCTTCGACCCCGAGACCAACGACTGGCTCGAGGGCTTCGAGGCTCAGCGCGAGGTGTGGGAGACCCAGTACGCCGAGGCGCAGCAGCGCTTCGAGCAGCACCAGGCGCAGGTCATCAAGTCCCGCGAGGCCGACGCCCAGGCGGCGGCCGAGGGTGTCGACACGGCGGGTGCGGCTCCGGCCGCGGCCGGCGGTGGCGGCGGCGGCGGTGGCTCGTACTCCTCCGAGGGTGCGGACACGTCCGGTGCGCTGGCGTCCGACGAGGCGCTCGCTGCCCTGCGTGAGAAGCTGGCCGGCGGCCAGAGCTGA
- a CDS encoding flavin monoamine oxidase family protein gives MFATMGALGLAPTAQAAQREAPFRALNASDFTLTGRGAAKVVIVGGGIAGLTTAYELGKAGYDCTILEARDRTGGRNFTVRGGDTTTDLYGNRQTARFADGHYMNCGPARIPQWMVTLDYCRELGVPIEVFTNVNADAYIYNESTGMTKPERYRTAKADVYGYVSELLAKATDKGALDKELTATDQERLVEFLKGWGELGDTLDYKGGDFRGYSTVPAAAGTPGVLLGDIPTASEVFASGVGRYFSFEFGFDQAMLMFQPVGGMDQIPKALTRAIGAHRIRTGAVVSKITDKGSGVSVAYTQGGRTKVVEADYCVGALPPNILAKIPHNLGTGVQTALEAITPSSAAKIGLEYKSRWWELDHRIYGGITETDQDVTHIWHPSYGFHGERGVLIGYYNYDDNADSYAKLTPKGREARAVAAGVKIYGEKYRSELASSFSHHWRQTPHLEAAWHDTPGGPDDVRYKPLNDPTGRVYFAGDWLTYTDAWQHGAFSSARKAVTALHARVLSS, from the coding sequence ATGTTCGCCACCATGGGGGCCCTCGGGCTCGCCCCCACCGCGCAGGCCGCCCAGCGGGAAGCGCCCTTCCGCGCCCTGAACGCAAGCGACTTCACGCTCACCGGACGCGGTGCGGCCAAGGTCGTCATCGTCGGCGGTGGCATCGCCGGACTGACCACGGCGTACGAACTCGGCAAGGCCGGCTACGACTGTACGATCCTGGAGGCCAGGGACCGTACCGGTGGCCGTAACTTCACCGTGCGCGGCGGCGACACGACGACCGACCTCTACGGCAACCGGCAGACCGCCCGTTTCGCCGACGGCCACTACATGAACTGCGGTCCCGCGCGGATCCCGCAGTGGATGGTCACCCTCGACTACTGCCGTGAACTCGGCGTCCCCATCGAGGTGTTCACCAACGTCAACGCGGACGCGTACATCTACAACGAGTCCACCGGCATGACCAAGCCCGAGCGCTACCGCACCGCCAAGGCCGATGTATACGGCTATGTCTCGGAGTTGCTCGCCAAGGCCACCGACAAGGGCGCCCTGGACAAGGAGTTGACCGCCACCGACCAGGAGCGGCTCGTCGAGTTCCTCAAGGGCTGGGGAGAACTCGGCGACACGCTGGACTACAAGGGCGGTGACTTCCGCGGGTACTCGACCGTCCCGGCCGCCGCGGGCACCCCGGGTGTACTGCTGGGTGACATACCCACCGCCTCCGAGGTCTTCGCCAGCGGTGTCGGCCGCTACTTCTCCTTCGAATTCGGCTTCGACCAGGCCATGTTGATGTTCCAGCCGGTCGGCGGCATGGACCAGATCCCGAAGGCGCTCACCCGGGCGATCGGCGCGCACCGCATCCGTACCGGAGCGGTCGTCTCGAAAATCACCGACAAGGGGAGTGGTGTTTCGGTCGCCTACACCCAGGGCGGTCGTACGAAGGTGGTCGAGGCCGACTACTGCGTCGGTGCCCTCCCGCCGAACATCCTCGCCAAGATCCCGCACAACCTCGGCACCGGCGTCCAGACCGCACTGGAGGCGATCACCCCGTCGTCCGCCGCGAAGATCGGCCTGGAGTACAAGTCCCGTTGGTGGGAGCTGGACCACCGGATCTACGGCGGTATCACCGAGACCGACCAGGACGTCACCCACATCTGGCACCCTTCGTACGGCTTCCACGGTGAGCGGGGCGTCCTCATCGGGTATTACAACTACGACGACAACGCGGACTCCTACGCGAAGCTCACCCCCAAGGGGCGCGAAGCGCGGGCGGTGGCCGCGGGCGTGAAGATCTACGGGGAGAAGTACCGCAGCGAACTGGCGTCGTCCTTCTCCCACCACTGGCGTCAGACGCCCCACCTGGAGGCCGCGTGGCACGACACCCCGGGTGGTCCCGACGACGTCCGCTACAAGCCGCTCAACGACCCCACGGGACGCGTCTACTTCGCCGGTGACTGGCTCACCTACACCGACGCCTGGCAGCACGGCGCGTTCTCCTCCGCCCGCAAGGCTGTGACCGCACTCCACGCGCGCGTGCTGTCCTCGTGA